The Petropleomorpha daqingensis genome includes a window with the following:
- a CDS encoding MBL fold metallo-hydrolase, whose protein sequence is MSEPDLHFLGHSTVRIELAGRTVLTDPVLTPGVGPLRRVVPMPDPATWAGVDLVLLSHLHGDHLHLPSLRMLGNVRIVVPRGAGRWLRSKGFAHVTELAPGEALRDGDLQITGVHAHHSGHRWGPRLEHGPQTRAMGHLISGDGSTVYASGDTDLFDSMSFLGDLGIDVALLPVWGWGPNLGHGHLDPHRAAEAVARLRPRVAVPVHWGTLAVGGSHLLPKLRRRMRRVLVEPPRTFAEEVAHRGLDTTVIHVEPGRHVPLPVIAP, encoded by the coding sequence GTGAGCGAGCCGGACCTGCACTTCCTCGGGCACTCGACCGTGCGGATCGAGCTGGCCGGCCGGACCGTGCTCACCGACCCGGTGCTCACCCCCGGCGTCGGCCCGCTGCGCCGCGTCGTCCCGATGCCCGATCCGGCCACCTGGGCCGGCGTCGACCTCGTCCTGCTCTCCCACCTGCACGGCGACCACCTGCACCTGCCCTCGCTGCGCATGCTCGGGAACGTCCGGATCGTCGTCCCGCGCGGCGCCGGCCGCTGGCTGCGCAGCAAGGGCTTCGCGCACGTCACCGAGCTCGCCCCGGGCGAGGCCCTCCGGGACGGCGACCTGCAGATCACCGGCGTGCACGCCCACCACAGCGGCCACCGCTGGGGTCCGCGGCTCGAGCACGGCCCGCAGACCCGCGCCATGGGCCACCTGATCAGCGGCGACGGCAGCACGGTCTACGCAAGCGGCGACACGGACCTGTTCGACTCGATGAGCTTCCTCGGCGACCTCGGCATCGACGTCGCCCTGCTGCCGGTCTGGGGCTGGGGGCCGAACCTCGGCCACGGCCACCTCGACCCGCACCGCGCCGCCGAGGCGGTCGCCCGGCTGCGGCCGCGGGTCGCCGTCCCGGTGCACTGGGGCACCCTCGCCGTCGGCGGCAGCCACCTGCTGCCGAAGCTCCGCCGCCGGATGCGCCGCGTGCTGGTCGAGCCGCCGCGCACCTTCGCCGAGGAGGTCGCGCACCGGGGCCTCGACACGACGGTGATCCACGTGGAACCAGGCCGGCACGTCCCGCTGCCGGTGATCGCGCCATGA
- a CDS encoding DUF5946 family protein — MSAPPSTTVVCPGCGSVLAAGGDDVPAHPGASAPCARLFEVTLRGPREEASADPSAEALVRLADDAYDAQHPDGDDPQRSTAAAERLTARFGRQPGRAPESWQMTVADVAADLDVIDLPALVESWARSVAQDWSA, encoded by the coding sequence GTGAGCGCTCCCCCGTCGACCACCGTCGTCTGCCCCGGGTGCGGCAGCGTGCTCGCCGCCGGTGGGGACGACGTCCCGGCGCACCCCGGCGCGTCGGCCCCGTGCGCGCGGTTGTTCGAGGTGACCCTGCGCGGGCCGCGCGAGGAGGCCTCGGCGGACCCGTCGGCCGAGGCACTGGTCCGGCTGGCCGACGACGCCTACGACGCCCAGCACCCGGACGGCGACGACCCGCAGCGGTCGACGGCCGCGGCCGAGCGCCTGACCGCCCGGTTCGGACGGCAACCGGGACGCGCGCCGGAGAGCTGGCAGATGACGGTCGCCGACGTCGCCGCCGACCTCGACGTGATCGACCTGCCGGCGCTCGTCGAGTCGTGGGCGAGGAGCGTGGCACAGGACTGGTCTGCGTGA
- a CDS encoding TetR/AcrR family transcriptional regulator, whose translation MGELMDRRARKKARTREEIRTAARVMFAARGFEAVTIADIAAAADVAVQTVFNHFATKEDLFFDGRTPWVEGAAEAVRSRPASTPPLRALREYLVGTVAALGDPQADEERRSYVATIEASPTLRAREMDIVREAEQRLCAALVEAWSADGADPRPEDPDTVAALIAATWLAAARVLVLSRRTAILSEDDVTADTGTCLATLTGDVLDRLERGFGTLQDLGTLQAPPTSVTGWPVDVARAG comes from the coding sequence GTGGGTGAGCTCATGGACCGCCGTGCACGCAAGAAGGCCCGGACTCGTGAGGAGATCCGCACCGCCGCCCGGGTGATGTTCGCCGCTCGCGGGTTCGAGGCGGTGACCATCGCGGACATCGCGGCGGCGGCCGACGTCGCCGTCCAGACGGTGTTCAACCACTTCGCGACCAAGGAAGACCTGTTCTTCGACGGCCGCACGCCGTGGGTCGAGGGCGCGGCCGAGGCGGTCCGTTCGCGGCCGGCGTCGACGCCCCCGCTGCGCGCGCTGCGCGAGTACCTCGTGGGCACGGTGGCGGCGCTGGGCGATCCGCAGGCCGACGAGGAGCGGCGCAGCTACGTCGCGACCATCGAGGCGTCCCCGACCCTGCGCGCCCGCGAGATGGACATCGTCCGCGAGGCGGAGCAGCGGCTCTGCGCGGCGCTGGTCGAGGCCTGGAGCGCCGACGGCGCCGACCCGCGGCCCGAGGACCCGGACACGGTCGCCGCGCTGATCGCGGCCACCTGGCTGGCGGCCGCCCGCGTGCTGGTGCTCAGCCGGCGCACCGCGATCCTGAGCGAGGACGACGTCACGGCGGACACGGGGACCTGCCTGGCGACGCTGACCGGCGACGTGCTGGACCGGCTCGAGCGGGGGTTCGGCACGCTCCAGGACCTGGGCACGCTGCAGGCACCCCCGACGTCGGTGACCGGCTGGCCGGTCGACGTCGCCCGCGCGGGCTGA
- a CDS encoding TetR-like C-terminal domain-containing protein yields MTGTPGRPLSAELSEQLVTVAVDILAEEGWGRLNSDRIAARARAGKAGIYRRWPTMAALARHAVGRFTLVDLPEDAGSLRGDLVALVGPWASPLSREERAAASLVGAARHDEDLRAGLDAALVQPLAAAVGEIGARSAARGEPLDERRLALLGSVLEAFWWQRYTAAGDGAMTRDQVERVVDDVLLPVVEPTSEAARV; encoded by the coding sequence GTGACCGGCACGCCGGGCCGTCCGCTCAGTGCCGAACTGTCGGAGCAGTTGGTCACCGTCGCGGTGGACATCCTGGCCGAGGAGGGATGGGGGCGGCTCAACAGCGACCGCATCGCCGCCCGGGCCCGGGCCGGCAAGGCCGGCATCTACCGCCGGTGGCCGACGATGGCGGCCCTGGCCCGGCACGCCGTCGGCCGGTTCACGCTGGTCGACCTGCCGGAGGACGCCGGCTCGCTGCGCGGCGACCTGGTCGCGCTGGTCGGCCCGTGGGCCTCGCCGCTCTCCCGCGAGGAGCGGGCCGCGGCGAGCCTGGTCGGCGCGGCCCGGCACGACGAGGACCTCCGGGCCGGCCTGGACGCCGCCCTGGTGCAGCCGCTGGCCGCCGCGGTCGGCGAGATCGGGGCGCGCTCCGCGGCCCGCGGTGAACCGCTCGACGAGCGCCGGCTGGCGCTGCTCGGCTCGGTGCTCGAGGCCTTCTGGTGGCAGCGCTACACCGCGGCCGGCGACGGCGCGATGACCCGCGACCAGGTCGAACGGGTGGTGGACGACGTCCTGCTGCCCGTCGTCGAGCCGACCTCGGAGGCGGCGCGGGTCTGA
- a CDS encoding HAD family hydrolase yields MSKPIAVLDVDGTLVDSNYQHALAWYRALRSLGETYPVWRLHRLIGMGGDQLVTALGGEELEERLGDRARERQVEEADKLMGEIAVLPGARELLLAVKERGHPLVLASSGKEHHVDAFLDLLDARDIADAWTSSADVETSKPAPDLLHVALKKLGAPEDADSVMVGDSVWDVEAAKNAGMPALVVRSGGFGDDELRDAGAIAIFDTPADLRDALDTTPLA; encoded by the coding sequence GTGAGCAAGCCCATCGCCGTCCTCGATGTCGACGGCACCCTCGTCGACTCCAACTACCAGCACGCGCTGGCCTGGTACCGGGCGCTGCGCTCGCTGGGCGAGACCTACCCGGTCTGGCGGCTGCACCGGCTGATCGGCATGGGCGGCGACCAGCTCGTGACGGCGCTCGGCGGGGAGGAGCTGGAGGAGCGGCTCGGCGACCGGGCGCGCGAGCGGCAGGTCGAGGAGGCCGACAAGCTCATGGGCGAGATCGCGGTGCTGCCCGGTGCCCGCGAGCTGCTGCTGGCGGTCAAGGAGCGCGGGCACCCGCTGGTGCTGGCCAGCTCGGGCAAGGAGCACCACGTCGACGCGTTCCTCGACCTGCTCGACGCCCGCGACATCGCCGACGCGTGGACCTCCAGCGCCGACGTCGAGACCTCGAAGCCCGCTCCCGACCTGCTGCACGTCGCGCTGAAGAAGCTCGGCGCCCCCGAGGACGCCGACAGCGTGATGGTCGGCGACTCGGTCTGGGACGTCGAGGCCGCCAAGAACGCCGGGATGCCGGCTCTCGTCGTCCGTTCCGGTGGGTTCGGGGACGACGAGCTGCGCGACGCCGGCGCGATCGCCATCTTCGACACCCCCGCCGACCTCCGCGACGCGCTGGACACGACACCCCTCGCCTGA
- a CDS encoding serine/threonine-protein kinase, with protein sequence MEIPIGSTVGGYRIEQKLGEGGMGAVYRARHRSLPKDVALKVLWPSYLRIPQFRERFEQEADVLCRLEHPNVVSVMDKGEDDDMLWIAMQFVDGVDLHTALFERGPFPPEQAVEIVGAVGRALDHAHERGLLHRDVKPANIMLKRGTGEAMLTDFGIAKDAALASPLTQTGVVLGTFAYSAPEQINGGPMDGRADVYSLGAVLFELLTGRKAFPQEGQYQLLAAVSFEPAPDLRTVRPDLSPALAAVVARALAKDPAQRYPTGAALAEAAWTAVQPRPAPATVPGAGQPSPDDVATQERPRPAPTLPAPPPVQPAVQQPGPAPAPRRRRAPLWIAAALVVVVAAIVLGVVLSAGNDGGGGGGNGGNAAATGTTSQETATGGNASGGSTALAVGTCVTEAKAATACDGPHAAEVYSDGECTMAALVGYLGGTPGEDPLTPQLTLDTADVPGGAVCTVGAPQPSQASSQGVLATSAGAVWRRCTDDRGTDVLCTKPHKTEVVYDGTEAADPTAAVDCEGRASTFLGKPFEQVQDKLTLQPDGSRCLLSARGDNVLTDSLHGLKSSALPIQAATD encoded by the coding sequence GTGGAGATCCCGATCGGCTCGACCGTCGGCGGCTACCGCATCGAGCAGAAGCTCGGGGAGGGCGGCATGGGGGCGGTCTACCGCGCCCGGCACCGCAGCCTGCCCAAGGACGTCGCGCTCAAGGTGCTGTGGCCGTCGTACCTGCGCATCCCGCAGTTCCGGGAGCGGTTCGAGCAGGAGGCCGACGTCCTCTGCCGGCTGGAGCACCCGAACGTCGTCTCCGTCATGGACAAGGGCGAGGACGACGACATGCTCTGGATCGCGATGCAGTTCGTCGACGGCGTCGACCTGCACACGGCCCTGTTCGAGCGCGGCCCGTTCCCGCCGGAGCAGGCGGTCGAGATCGTCGGCGCGGTGGGCCGGGCGCTCGACCACGCCCACGAGCGCGGCCTGCTGCACCGCGACGTCAAGCCCGCGAACATCATGCTCAAGCGCGGGACCGGCGAGGCGATGCTCACCGACTTCGGGATCGCCAAGGACGCCGCCCTCGCCTCGCCGCTGACCCAGACCGGCGTCGTGCTCGGCACCTTCGCCTACTCGGCGCCCGAGCAGATCAACGGCGGGCCGATGGACGGCCGGGCCGACGTCTACTCGCTCGGCGCCGTCCTGTTCGAGCTGCTCACCGGCCGCAAGGCGTTCCCGCAGGAGGGCCAGTACCAGCTGCTGGCCGCCGTCTCCTTCGAGCCGGCCCCGGACCTGCGCACGGTCCGGCCCGATCTCTCGCCCGCGCTCGCCGCCGTCGTCGCCCGCGCGCTGGCCAAGGACCCGGCGCAGCGCTACCCGACCGGCGCCGCGCTGGCCGAGGCCGCGTGGACGGCGGTGCAGCCGCGGCCGGCGCCGGCGACCGTGCCCGGCGCCGGGCAGCCCTCGCCGGACGACGTCGCGACCCAGGAGCGCCCGCGCCCGGCGCCGACGCTGCCCGCGCCGCCACCGGTCCAGCCTGCGGTCCAGCAGCCGGGGCCCGCCCCGGCGCCGCGCCGCCGACGGGCACCGCTCTGGATCGCCGCCGCACTGGTCGTGGTGGTCGCCGCGATCGTGCTCGGCGTGGTGCTGTCCGCGGGCAACGACGGGGGCGGGGGCGGCGGGAACGGCGGGAACGCCGCCGCCACCGGGACCACGAGCCAGGAGACCGCCACCGGGGGCAACGCGTCAGGCGGGTCGACGGCCCTGGCGGTCGGTACCTGCGTGACCGAGGCGAAGGCCGCGACCGCCTGCGACGGCCCGCACGCGGCCGAGGTCTACAGCGACGGCGAGTGCACGATGGCCGCGCTGGTCGGTTACCTGGGCGGGACGCCGGGGGAGGACCCGCTCACCCCGCAGCTGACCCTCGACACCGCCGACGTCCCCGGCGGCGCGGTCTGCACGGTGGGCGCGCCGCAACCGAGCCAGGCCTCGTCGCAGGGCGTGCTCGCCACCTCGGCCGGCGCGGTCTGGCGCCGCTGCACCGACGACCGCGGCACCGACGTCCTGTGCACCAAGCCGCACAAGACCGAGGTGGTCTACGACGGCACCGAGGCGGCCGATCCCACCGCGGCGGTGGACTGCGAGGGCCGGGCGAGCACGTTCCTCGGCAAGCCGTTCGAGCAGGTCCAGGACAAGCTGACCCTCCAGCCCGACGGCTCGCGCTGCCTGCTCAGCGCCCGGGGCGACAACGTGCTGACCGACTCGCTGCACGGCCTGAAGTCCAGCGCGCTGCCCATCCAGGCCGCGACCGACTGA
- a CDS encoding DedA family protein: protein MTVLASSWTDASSLGYPVLFGGVLLGSIVPVVPTGAVVGAAAAVATSSGHLSLPLVVLIAAGAALMGDLITFSICRFGGPTAVRWVSRGQHTERIDEVRGQFRDHGWQIIVVGRLLPAGRIPVLVAAGALAYPWRKLVPAAAGGCVLWAIAYTLIGIVSGGLFDNPLIATLLAAVLILLITGLLNLIAARRRKRKAEREKTERESEPTP from the coding sequence ATGACCGTGCTCGCCTCGTCGTGGACCGACGCGTCCTCGCTGGGCTACCCGGTGCTGTTCGGCGGCGTCCTGCTCGGCTCGATCGTCCCCGTGGTCCCCACCGGAGCGGTGGTCGGGGCGGCGGCCGCGGTGGCCACCAGCAGCGGCCACCTCTCGCTGCCGCTGGTCGTGCTGATCGCGGCGGGCGCCGCGCTGATGGGCGATCTGATCACCTTCTCGATCTGCCGGTTCGGCGGGCCGACCGCGGTGCGCTGGGTGTCGCGGGGGCAGCACACCGAGCGGATCGACGAGGTGCGCGGCCAGTTCCGCGACCACGGCTGGCAGATCATCGTCGTCGGCCGGCTGCTGCCCGCCGGGCGGATCCCCGTGCTGGTCGCCGCGGGCGCGCTGGCCTACCCCTGGCGCAAGCTGGTGCCGGCCGCGGCGGGCGGCTGCGTGCTGTGGGCGATCGCCTACACGCTCATCGGCATCGTCTCCGGCGGGCTGTTCGACAACCCGCTGATCGCGACGCTGCTGGCCGCCGTCCTCATCCTGCTCATCACCGGCCTGCTCAACCTGATCGCCGCCCGGCGGCGCAAGCGCAAGGCCGAGCGGGAGAAGACCGAGCGGGAGTCGGAGCCCACGCCGTGA
- a CDS encoding alkaline phosphatase family protein gives MSPPSGTGRLLQTGRTLARVLLVWAVATGALIALDAELETFSMPSWWQPPLLALILGVLAAVVWPLVLRVALPLAFFTLGLGGFVLLGAAVLGISFAIPGVVIARLWTAIVVILVMAAVAGVVTSVLALDEDELFFRRARRRAGRTGDAEPSPPGVLLLLIDGLGYDTVRRAVRDGLMPTLASWQRDGSHVLQPWHTDWSSQTAASVCAILHGSNHDILGFRWYEKDHDHVVAAAHPVDAAEIERRHSDGRGLLAGGGAAHGTLFTGDADHVSMTMSSLAHVVPKTSRRERRFDRAGAGYYAYFANPVNAVRTVAVSLVEVVREIRASARERRDDIRPRVSRGGIYPLARPGVTVITRDIVTSALIEDMLLGRPVAFADFLGYDEVGHHTGIERFDALEVLRSIDQQIGRLQRATELAPREYQLVALSDHGLTQGQTFADRFGETIEQYVGRLCGGGEVDQKKLPGPTTSRRPIEGWQLTSAFAAGPGPIARRLRERVAAVPVTDGHAEHAAAGEAKVPRVAPGVVCVVSGHVAMVSFPDIPGRVPLEEIERHWPDLLPGLVDHDGVGFLLVQTLEHGPVVFGSAGVHRIDTGEVFGEDPLALYGPHAPELVARTSSFPHCPDVLINSRYDPETDEAPPFEPHVGSHGGLGGPQQHGFLMYPRSFTAPGDILGAEHLHRVLRGWLSDLGHPEPTGAGATVGADSVTALRRAAAEV, from the coding sequence GTGAGCCCGCCCTCCGGCACCGGCCGGCTGCTGCAGACCGGCCGCACGCTCGCCCGGGTGCTGCTCGTCTGGGCGGTCGCCACCGGCGCGCTGATCGCCCTGGACGCGGAGCTCGAGACCTTCTCCATGCCCTCGTGGTGGCAGCCGCCGCTGCTGGCGCTGATCCTCGGCGTGCTCGCCGCCGTCGTCTGGCCGCTGGTGCTCCGCGTCGCGCTGCCGCTGGCCTTCTTCACCCTCGGCCTGGGCGGCTTCGTGCTGCTGGGGGCCGCGGTGCTGGGCATCTCCTTCGCCATCCCGGGCGTGGTCATCGCCCGGTTGTGGACGGCGATCGTGGTGATCCTGGTGATGGCGGCGGTCGCCGGCGTCGTCACCAGCGTGCTGGCCCTCGACGAGGACGAGCTCTTCTTCCGCCGCGCCCGCCGCCGCGCCGGGCGGACCGGCGACGCCGAACCCAGCCCGCCCGGCGTCCTGCTGCTGCTCATCGACGGCCTCGGCTACGACACCGTGCGCCGCGCGGTCCGCGACGGGCTGATGCCCACCCTCGCCTCGTGGCAGCGCGACGGCAGCCACGTGCTGCAGCCGTGGCACACCGACTGGAGCTCGCAGACCGCGGCCAGCGTCTGCGCGATCCTGCACGGCTCCAACCACGACATCCTCGGCTTCCGCTGGTACGAGAAGGACCACGACCACGTCGTCGCCGCGGCGCACCCGGTCGACGCCGCCGAGATCGAGCGCCGGCACTCCGACGGCCGCGGGCTGCTGGCCGGCGGCGGCGCGGCGCACGGCACGCTGTTCACCGGCGACGCCGACCACGTCTCGATGACGATGAGCTCCCTGGCGCACGTGGTGCCCAAGACCTCGCGCCGCGAGCGCCGGTTCGACCGCGCCGGCGCCGGCTACTACGCCTACTTCGCCAACCCGGTCAACGCCGTCCGCACCGTGGCCGTCTCGCTGGTCGAGGTGGTCCGCGAGATCCGGGCCTCGGCCCGCGAGCGGCGTGACGACATCCGGCCGCGGGTCTCGCGCGGCGGCATCTACCCCCTGGCTCGGCCCGGCGTCACCGTGATCACCCGCGACATCGTCACCTCGGCGCTGATCGAGGACATGCTGCTCGGCCGGCCGGTCGCCTTCGCCGACTTCCTGGGCTACGACGAGGTCGGTCACCACACCGGCATCGAGCGCTTCGACGCCCTCGAGGTGCTGCGCAGCATCGACCAGCAGATCGGCAGGCTGCAGCGGGCCACCGAGCTGGCGCCGCGCGAGTACCAGCTGGTCGCGCTGTCCGACCACGGGCTGACCCAGGGCCAGACCTTCGCGGACCGGTTCGGCGAGACGATCGAGCAGTACGTCGGCCGGCTCTGCGGCGGTGGCGAGGTCGACCAGAAGAAGCTGCCCGGCCCGACGACCAGCCGCCGGCCGATCGAGGGCTGGCAGCTCACCTCGGCGTTCGCCGCCGGCCCGGGGCCGATCGCCCGCCGGCTGCGCGAGCGGGTCGCCGCCGTGCCGGTCACCGACGGTCACGCCGAGCACGCCGCGGCCGGCGAGGCGAAGGTCCCGCGGGTGGCGCCCGGCGTCGTCTGCGTCGTCTCCGGGCACGTGGCGATGGTGTCCTTCCCCGACATCCCCGGCCGGGTGCCGCTGGAGGAGATCGAGCGGCACTGGCCCGACCTGCTGCCCGGGCTGGTCGACCACGACGGGGTCGGCTTCCTGCTGGTGCAGACCCTCGAGCACGGGCCGGTGGTGTTCGGCAGCGCCGGCGTGCACCGCATCGACACCGGCGAGGTGTTCGGCGAGGACCCGCTCGCGCTCTACGGCCCGCACGCCCCGGAACTCGTCGCCCGGACGTCGTCCTTCCCCCACTGCCCCGACGTCCTGATCAACAGCCGGTACGACCCCGAGACCGACGAGGCGCCGCCGTTCGAGCCGCACGTCGGGTCGCACGGCGGGCTCGGCGGCCCGCAGCAGCACGGCTTCCTCATGTACCCGCGCTCGTTCACCGCGCCGGGCGACATCCTGGGCGCCGAGCACCTGCACCGGGTGCTGCGCGGCTGGCTGTCCGACCTGGGCCACCCCGAGCCGACCGGCGCGGGCGCGACCGTCGGGGCCGACAGCGTGACCGCGCTGCGGCGGGCGGCCGCCGAGGTCTGA
- a CDS encoding NDMA-dependent alcohol dehydrogenase — protein sequence MRTTAAVLRAPETEYELVELEVADPGPGEVLVEMAFAGLCHSDEHLRHSNPGGRYPIVGGHEGSGVVLAVGDGVTAVAPGDHVVTSFLPACGHCRYCAAGRANLCDKGATIATGQLPSGRWPFLLDGEPLGGFCMVGAFARHTLLSEYSCVRIDPHVPLDTAALLACSVPTGWGSSVYSGGVRPGDTVVVVGLGGVGVNAVQGARHAGALHVIGVDPVALKREFASSVGATRVVADAGEAAALARELSRGTGADVVVVTVGVMGPQVMAEASACLGKGGTLVLTALGYRPHDGDVQLRGQVTTVFEHRVQGALFGSCNPFRDIPMLARLHEEGRLELDRLITKRYPLEEIGEGYRAQAAGETIRGLLVHE from the coding sequence GTGAGGACGACTGCCGCGGTGCTGCGGGCGCCGGAGACCGAGTACGAGCTGGTCGAGCTGGAGGTCGCCGACCCGGGCCCGGGCGAGGTGCTCGTCGAGATGGCGTTCGCCGGCCTCTGCCACTCCGACGAGCACCTGCGGCACAGCAACCCCGGCGGGCGGTACCCGATCGTCGGCGGGCACGAGGGCTCGGGCGTCGTCCTGGCCGTCGGGGACGGCGTGACCGCGGTGGCGCCGGGCGACCACGTCGTCACCAGCTTCCTGCCCGCCTGCGGGCACTGCCGCTACTGCGCGGCCGGCCGGGCCAACCTCTGCGACAAGGGCGCGACGATCGCCACCGGGCAGCTGCCCAGCGGGCGCTGGCCGTTCCTCCTGGACGGCGAGCCGCTCGGCGGGTTCTGCATGGTCGGCGCGTTCGCCCGGCACACGCTGCTGTCGGAGTACTCCTGCGTGCGCATCGACCCGCACGTGCCGTTGGACACCGCGGCGCTGCTGGCCTGCAGCGTGCCGACCGGCTGGGGCTCGTCGGTCTACTCCGGCGGCGTGCGGCCGGGCGACACGGTGGTCGTGGTCGGGCTGGGCGGGGTCGGGGTGAACGCGGTGCAGGGCGCCCGGCACGCCGGGGCGCTGCACGTGATCGGCGTCGATCCGGTGGCGCTGAAGCGGGAGTTCGCCTCGTCGGTGGGGGCGACCCGTGTCGTCGCCGACGCGGGGGAGGCGGCGGCCCTCGCGAGGGAGCTGTCGCGGGGCACCGGGGCGGACGTCGTCGTCGTGACCGTGGGCGTGATGGGGCCGCAGGTGATGGCCGAGGCGTCGGCGTGCCTGGGCAAGGGCGGCACGCTGGTGCTCACCGCGCTCGGCTACCGGCCGCACGACGGCGACGTGCAGCTGCGCGGGCAGGTGACCACCGTGTTCGAGCACCGGGTGCAGGGGGCGCTGTTCGGCTCGTGCAACCCCTTCCGCGACATCCCGATGCTGGCGCGGCTGCACGAGGAGGGCCGGCTCGAGCTCGACCGGCTGATCACGAAGCGGTACCCGCTCGAGGAGATCGGCGAGGGCTACCGCGCCCAGGCGGCCGGCGAGACGATCCGCGGCCTGCTCGTCCACGAGTAA